Proteins encoded together in one uncultured Desulfosarcina sp. window:
- a CDS encoding FAD-dependent oxidoreductase, producing MKQKAIGSVLVVGGGIAGIQATLDLADSGYYVYLLEKSPGIGGVMAQLDKTFPTNDCAMUIVSPKLVECGRHLNVEILTLSEIVDVSGQKGDFTVTVRKKPRYIDMDKCIACGLCAQKCPKKVDDEFNMGISKRKAAYIQYGQTVPLKYVIDPEQCLYLTKGKCRACEKFCPTGAINFDDKEERVTLNVGAMILSPGYRPFDPSGMDYYGYGQIPDVVTSLEYERMLSASGPFQGHLVKPSDHREPKKIAWIQCVGSRNTNRCDNGYCSSVCCMYAVKQALVTAEHLTGEGLEQTIFYMDIRSHGKEFERYYEDAIDKKVNFVRARPHTIDPGIEGSGVSMTYTLEDGTQVTDHFDLAVLSVGLEASPEAIELSERLGIALDEHRFAQTRSFWPVTSSRDGIYVSGAFQAPMAIPRSVTQASTAAAEAGRALIEAKGTLTRSKTYPEERNIENEAPRIGVFVCSCGINIANVVDVEAVAQYAAGLPNVVLVENNLFTCSTDTQSLIAEKIKEHNLNRIVVAACTPRTHEPLFQDTLKEAGLNGHLVEMANIRNQNSWVHQKQPEMATEKANDQVRMAVARSSVAYSLEAVAVDVEQRALVIGGGVSGMKAALMMAGQGFPVLLIEKSDRLGGVAAQLRTTAQGEAVRPLLEQLIQDVKENDRIEISTRTTLVSAAGSVGNFSGEIDVDGNRRSVSFGAAVVATGGKESVPDEYGYGTNDRILTHLQLDALLDSRPEALQKADSAVFIQCVGSRDARRPYCNRVCCTHSVESAIELKTRNPQMNVYVLYRDMRTYGTREALYARARQMGVVFIRFDLDSKPQVSTDNGNIAVRVNDPVLQMPLEIRADYLILAAAIEPTDNADLVDIFKFSVNPEGFVNEAHPKLRPVDMSVDGLFVAGLCNYPKPIDEAVAQAKAAASRANVILSQATMQLDPIKSTVTEACDGCALCLDVCPYKAIGLVEKIVDGTPVRRVVTDSALCKGCGICEATCPKGGIVVHGFTPDQLKVQVQAALEPVRQRALETVSVEK from the coding sequence ATGAAACAAAAAGCCATCGGTTCGGTACTGGTGGTCGGCGGAGGCATTGCCGGCATCCAGGCCACCCTGGATCTGGCCGATTCCGGCTATTACGTTTACCTGTTGGAAAAAAGCCCCGGTATCGGCGGCGTCATGGCCCAGCTGGACAAGACCTTTCCGACCAACGACTGTGCCATGTGAATCGTTTCACCCAAGTTGGTTGAGTGCGGTCGGCACTTAAACGTTGAGATTCTCACCCTATCGGAAATTGTCGATGTCAGCGGACAGAAAGGCGACTTCACGGTCACCGTTCGCAAAAAACCCCGCTATATCGACATGGACAAGTGTATTGCCTGCGGGCTGTGCGCCCAGAAATGCCCCAAAAAGGTCGACGACGAATTCAATATGGGCATTTCCAAACGCAAAGCCGCCTATATTCAGTACGGCCAGACCGTACCGCTGAAATATGTGATCGATCCGGAGCAATGCCTCTATCTGACCAAGGGAAAATGCCGGGCCTGCGAAAAATTCTGCCCCACCGGCGCAATCAATTTTGACGATAAGGAAGAGCGGGTCACCCTGAACGTGGGGGCCATGATCCTCTCCCCCGGATATCGCCCCTTCGATCCGTCGGGCATGGATTACTATGGCTATGGCCAGATTCCGGACGTGGTCACCAGCCTGGAGTACGAACGCATGCTGTCGGCCAGCGGTCCTTTTCAGGGGCACCTGGTCAAGCCCTCGGACCACCGCGAACCGAAAAAAATCGCCTGGATCCAGTGTGTGGGTTCGCGCAACACCAACCGCTGCGACAATGGATACTGCTCCAGCGTCTGCTGCATGTACGCAGTCAAGCAAGCCCTGGTGACCGCCGAGCATCTTACCGGCGAAGGACTGGAGCAGACCATTTTTTATATGGACATCCGCAGCCACGGTAAGGAGTTCGAGCGCTATTACGAAGACGCCATTGATAAAAAGGTGAACTTCGTACGCGCCCGTCCCCACACCATCGATCCGGGGATCGAAGGCTCCGGTGTATCCATGACCTACACCCTGGAAGACGGGACTCAAGTAACCGACCATTTCGACCTGGCCGTACTTTCGGTGGGACTGGAGGCTTCGCCGGAAGCCATAGAACTGTCCGAAAGGTTGGGCATTGCCCTGGACGAGCATCGGTTCGCCCAAACCAGAAGCTTCTGGCCGGTCACCAGTTCCCGTGACGGGATCTACGTCAGCGGCGCCTTCCAGGCCCCCATGGCCATTCCCCGCTCCGTGACCCAGGCCTCGACAGCGGCCGCCGAGGCCGGACGCGCGCTCATCGAAGCCAAGGGAACCCTGACGCGCTCCAAGACCTACCCGGAAGAACGCAACATCGAAAACGAAGCGCCCCGCATCGGCGTGTTCGTCTGTTCGTGCGGCATCAACATCGCCAACGTCGTGGACGTAGAGGCCGTGGCGCAGTATGCCGCGGGCCTGCCCAACGTGGTGCTGGTGGAAAACAACCTGTTTACCTGCTCCACGGACACCCAGAGCCTGATCGCCGAAAAAATCAAGGAACACAACCTGAACCGCATCGTTGTTGCGGCCTGTACACCGCGGACCCATGAGCCGCTGTTTCAGGATACGTTGAAAGAGGCCGGGCTCAACGGCCATCTGGTGGAAATGGCCAATATCCGCAATCAGAATTCCTGGGTTCACCAGAAGCAGCCCGAAATGGCCACCGAAAAGGCCAATGATCAGGTTCGCATGGCCGTGGCCCGGTCTTCGGTAGCCTACAGCCTGGAAGCCGTGGCCGTGGATGTCGAGCAAAGGGCCCTGGTGATCGGCGGCGGCGTGTCCGGCATGAAAGCCGCTTTGATGATGGCCGGCCAGGGATTTCCCGTGCTGCTGATCGAAAAAAGCGACCGCCTGGGAGGCGTGGCCGCGCAACTACGGACCACCGCCCAGGGCGAAGCCGTCCGGCCCTTGCTGGAACAGCTTATTCAAGATGTTAAAGAAAATGATCGCATCGAAATTTCGACCCGCACCACCCTGGTCTCGGCGGCCGGGTCGGTAGGCAACTTCAGCGGTGAGATCGATGTGGACGGCAACCGCCGGTCCGTCTCCTTTGGCGCTGCCGTGGTGGCCACCGGGGGAAAAGAATCCGTTCCGGATGAATACGGCTACGGCACCAACGACCGCATTCTCACCCATCTGCAACTCGACGCGCTGCTGGACAGCCGTCCGGAGGCGCTGCAAAAAGCGGACAGCGCGGTATTCATTCAGTGCGTGGGATCACGCGATGCCCGCCGGCCCTACTGCAACCGGGTGTGCTGCACCCATTCGGTGGAAAGCGCCATCGAACTGAAAACCCGAAACCCCCAGATGAACGTCTATGTGCTCTACCGGGATATGCGCACCTACGGCACCCGGGAAGCCTTGTACGCCCGCGCCCGGCAGATGGGCGTCGTCTTCATCCGCTTCGACCTGGACAGCAAACCGCAGGTCAGCACCGACAACGGAAACATTGCGGTGCGGGTCAACGACCCCGTGCTGCAGATGCCGCTGGAAATTCGAGCCGATTACCTGATTCTGGCGGCGGCCATCGAACCGACCGACAACGCCGATCTGGTGGATATCTTCAAGTTCAGCGTCAATCCGGAAGGATTCGTCAACGAGGCCCATCCCAAACTGCGTCCGGTGGACATGAGTGTAGACGGCCTTTTCGTGGCCGGGTTGTGCAATTACCCCAAACCCATCGACGAGGCCGTGGCCCAGGCCAAGGCGGCCGCTTCCCGGGCCAACGTGATCCTCTCCCAGGCAACGATGCAGCTCGACCCCATTAAATCGACCGTTACCGAAGCCTGCGACGGCTGCGCGCTGTGTCTGGATGTCTGTCCGTACAAGGCCATTGGTCTGGTGGAAAAGATCGTCGACGGCACGCCGGTTCGGCGGGTGGTCACGGACAGTGCGCTCTGCAAGGGCTGCGGCATCTGCGAGGCAACCTGTCCCAAAGGCGGCATCGTTGTCCACGGGTTTACCCCGGATCAGCTAAAGGTTCAGGTACAGGCGGCACTGGAACCGGTCCGGCAGCGGGCTTTGGAAACGGTATCGGTCGAAAAATAA
- a CDS encoding serine/threonine-protein kinase codes for MNAMKKWIILVAFSIACTAVVAFIKVGATVERQVIYIKGGEPVLADSINRMNDLILYTVDGESGMFMKSDVTSIGTIQVQKKIALLKILDQKKLQALTAMGVDPKTARFLDSRLLVFLAALALACACMALFYKAAALVKQSLPESDRQSDQPPEPNAAGIFAQDSHESSDLRDIAMFFLELFKLQKGVGEDTPARFSMTSDSAAQKMKRFELGVKGSNDWLTRRMSIGPLGEDTGSKSKCYYVIYDTHMVVKIPPTPITDMEKYVSAIRREVQIAVQLAPTACIIPMVSVVLNKVKTLPYMPDCSQEQMEKRYIRLVEGQPEYQRYLKIGDRFALFMELSNSFFLGRVIAELHESKNKLADEFREAPDVPWDQDAFTTRYGLDAMPVFEGLQTLYRQCENEAKRVFQASGATKPVHAFQIKNWFLNCLAGEAVGQDEKEIDGELLKQVESGFAKVFELHQQEVEDLNRLLKTQLARKSFLQSRLQIENIASNLLKLLDQLKEKRIALRDLKPDNLFLDASPDDYPVFLNDAESFAIGVIDVETAISLVPDRDGYVSQPLLGGTPLYATPLHVLKNRTIAACFGDVAELLHFQDWFATIAIVFKAVSGRNLFRRSARSFPAVLKILKSGPSKSDPDEATVKAMSRKFWSAAAQDIKMSLTEFSGQLNELTLAVPEAMVPAISAELKREAACLDAAIRKHVSYSPLFKSEKNKKFLLEASSDTIAKQIAKWDNAQSLPDQHRQVAPRMVAFLRNLSRLKSGLVEKRKALADIDVPPHGVSAYSILEAMFQITFRAMYKSQWRALPSPKETIPEKAALEENRSMVTTIINES; via the coding sequence GTGAACGCGATGAAAAAATGGATCATTCTGGTTGCGTTTTCGATTGCCTGCACCGCCGTCGTCGCCTTTATTAAAGTCGGCGCGACTGTGGAACGACAGGTCATTTATATCAAGGGGGGCGAACCGGTCCTTGCCGACAGCATCAACCGGATGAACGATCTTATCCTGTACACGGTCGATGGAGAATCCGGCATGTTCATGAAGAGCGACGTCACCTCCATCGGAACGATACAGGTCCAAAAAAAGATCGCGCTGCTGAAAATCCTCGATCAAAAAAAGCTGCAAGCCCTGACGGCCATGGGGGTCGATCCAAAAACGGCCCGTTTTCTGGACAGCCGACTGCTGGTTTTTCTGGCTGCTCTGGCGCTGGCCTGCGCATGCATGGCGCTTTTTTACAAGGCCGCCGCCCTCGTGAAACAATCGCTGCCCGAATCCGACCGCCAGAGCGACCAACCCCCGGAACCCAATGCCGCCGGCATATTTGCCCAGGACAGCCACGAGTCCTCCGATCTGCGGGATATCGCCATGTTTTTTCTTGAGTTGTTCAAACTTCAGAAAGGCGTGGGCGAGGACACTCCCGCCCGGTTTTCCATGACATCCGATTCGGCCGCACAAAAGATGAAGCGATTCGAATTGGGCGTCAAGGGCAGCAACGACTGGCTGACCCGCCGAATGTCCATCGGCCCGCTGGGAGAAGATACCGGGAGCAAAAGCAAGTGCTATTATGTCATTTACGACACCCACATGGTCGTCAAAATCCCTCCGACGCCGATCACGGACATGGAAAAGTATGTCAGCGCCATCAGGAGGGAGGTGCAGATTGCCGTGCAACTGGCGCCTACCGCCTGCATCATTCCCATGGTGTCCGTGGTGCTGAACAAGGTCAAAACGCTGCCCTACATGCCGGATTGCAGCCAGGAGCAGATGGAAAAGCGGTATATCCGCCTGGTCGAGGGGCAGCCCGAATATCAGCGGTACCTGAAAATCGGGGATCGCTTCGCTCTTTTCATGGAGTTGTCCAACAGCTTTTTTCTGGGGCGCGTGATTGCCGAACTGCATGAATCGAAAAACAAGCTCGCCGATGAATTCCGCGAAGCCCCGGATGTTCCCTGGGACCAGGATGCATTCACCACCCGGTACGGCCTGGATGCCATGCCGGTATTCGAAGGGCTGCAAACCCTTTACCGGCAGTGTGAAAACGAAGCCAAGCGCGTTTTCCAGGCCTCGGGCGCAACCAAGCCGGTCCATGCGTTCCAGATTAAAAACTGGTTTCTCAACTGCCTGGCCGGCGAGGCGGTCGGCCAGGATGAAAAAGAGATTGATGGGGAGCTGTTAAAGCAAGTCGAAAGCGGATTCGCCAAAGTCTTCGAACTGCATCAGCAGGAGGTGGAGGATCTGAACCGGCTTCTCAAGACCCAGTTGGCCAGGAAAAGCTTTTTGCAGAGCCGGCTTCAGATCGAGAACATCGCATCCAACCTGCTAAAACTGCTCGATCAACTCAAGGAAAAGCGTATCGCCCTGCGGGACCTGAAGCCGGACAACCTGTTTCTGGATGCCAGTCCGGATGATTACCCCGTATTCCTCAACGATGCGGAATCGTTTGCCATCGGTGTTATTGACGTGGAGACGGCGATCTCCCTGGTTCCCGATCGCGACGGTTATGTTTCCCAACCGCTGCTGGGGGGAACGCCGCTGTATGCCACCCCTTTGCATGTATTGAAAAACAGAACCATTGCTGCCTGTTTCGGCGATGTGGCCGAGTTGCTCCACTTTCAGGACTGGTTCGCCACCATCGCCATCGTTTTCAAGGCTGTCAGCGGTAGAAATCTATTTCGCCGATCCGCCCGATCGTTTCCGGCCGTCTTGAAAATCCTTAAATCCGGCCCATCCAAATCCGATCCCGATGAAGCCACCGTCAAAGCCATGAGCCGGAAATTCTGGTCGGCGGCGGCCCAGGACATCAAAATGAGTCTGACGGAATTTTCCGGCCAGCTGAATGAACTGACCCTTGCGGTTCCCGAAGCCATGGTGCCTGCCATCAGCGCGGAGTTGAAGCGTGAAGCCGCCTGCCTCGATGCAGCCATTCGTAAACACGTCTCTTACTCGCCGTTGTTTAAAAGCGAAAAGAACAAGAAGTTTTTGTTGGAAGCCTCCAGCGATACCATCGCCAAGCAGATCGCCAAGTGGGATAACGCCCAGAGTCTGCCGGATCAGCATCGCCAGGTGGCGCCCCGGATGGTTGCCTTTTTAAGAAACCTGAGCCGGCTGAAATCCGGCCTGGTGGAAAAACGCAAGGCACTGGCCGATATCGATGTCCCGCCCCATGGCGTGTCCGCCTATTCGATTCTCGAAGCCATGTTCCAAATTACCTTCCGGGCCATGTACAAATCACAGTGGCGCGCGCTTCCTTCGCCAAAGGAAACGATCCCCGAAAAAGCGGCCCTGGAGGAAAACCGCTCCATGGTCACCACCATTATCAACGAGAGTTGA
- a CDS encoding FHA domain-containing protein translates to MIRLLVKFKDRTIKEFALDKIDALSIGRNPGHHLVIDNYAVSGNHAVILKQGNRYTLKDTNSKNGTFLNGLTVEQAPLKNGDVITIGKHTLVFLDRGRPRPRPEQGGLKTSSLPGDPGPDHTMFMDTEVYRRMLAESGDIPEIETVAAYFAFLAGGSGRYDLVKSLVTIGRTHRSDIVIGGFFSFLAGDPAAVVSKTPQHHYINSASGWIKPKVNGQSVRGPVRLKHMDIIKIGSVVLQYASSSQPTQ, encoded by the coding sequence ATGATCAGATTGCTGGTCAAATTCAAGGACAGAACCATCAAAGAGTTCGCCCTTGACAAGATTGACGCCCTCTCCATCGGCAGAAACCCCGGCCATCATCTGGTTATCGACAACTATGCGGTTTCAGGGAATCACGCGGTTATTCTGAAACAGGGCAATCGCTACACCTTAAAGGATACGAACAGCAAGAACGGTACGTTTTTAAATGGGCTGACCGTAGAGCAAGCCCCCTTGAAAAACGGTGATGTCATTACGATCGGCAAGCACACCCTGGTTTTTCTGGACCGTGGCCGACCGCGCCCGAGACCCGAACAAGGCGGGCTGAAAACCTCGTCTTTGCCCGGCGATCCGGGGCCCGACCACACCATGTTCATGGATACCGAGGTTTACCGCCGCATGTTGGCCGAAAGCGGCGACATTCCGGAAATCGAGACGGTTGCGGCCTATTTCGCTTTCCTGGCCGGAGGCAGCGGCCGGTACGACCTGGTCAAAAGCCTGGTGACCATCGGCAGGACCCATCGAAGCGATATCGTCATCGGCGGTTTTTTTTCCTTTTTGGCTGGTGATCCGGCCGCGGTCGTCAGCAAGACGCCGCAACACCATTACATCAACAGCGCCAGCGGTTGGATCAAACCGAAAGTAAACGGCCAAAGCGTACGAGGGCCGGTTCGACTGAAACACATGGATATCATAAAAATTGGTTCCGTGGTTCTTCAATACGCCTCAAGCAGCCAGCCAACGCAGTAG
- a CDS encoding protein phosphatase 2C domain-containing protein → MAQAAGFSDIGKVRKLNEDSFLVNDSIGLYVVADGMGGHRGGGVASRMAVEAIDAYMMAASEEIAKPKDTAPAEGVNGASQLLRKSIYLANQRIYKQSLQNEACRGMGTTVSALYLAENTLITANVGDSPIYLLRNGEIENLYTPHTLLHERKKIPKSMEGKFSEGKLAHILTRAVGIRSDVGVDYVETQCFADDIVVICSDGLSGKITREEIRDLVYRNDADAACKKLTELANQRGGEDNITVIVVRIESTNGDSSKTLLGRVFGIPAWIASLFRSKQRS, encoded by the coding sequence ATGGCACAAGCCGCTGGGTTTAGTGATATCGGTAAAGTCCGCAAGCTAAACGAAGACAGTTTCCTGGTCAACGATTCCATCGGACTGTACGTCGTGGCGGACGGCATGGGAGGGCATCGCGGCGGAGGGGTGGCCAGCCGCATGGCCGTGGAGGCCATCGATGCCTACATGATGGCCGCTTCGGAGGAAATCGCCAAACCGAAAGACACGGCGCCGGCCGAAGGGGTGAATGGCGCCTCCCAGCTGCTGCGCAAAAGCATTTACCTGGCCAATCAAAGAATTTACAAGCAGTCCCTCCAGAATGAGGCCTGCCGGGGCATGGGTACCACGGTCTCCGCACTCTATCTGGCCGAAAACACCTTGATCACCGCCAATGTGGGCGACAGCCCCATCTACCTGCTGCGAAACGGCGAGATCGAAAATCTCTATACGCCCCACACCCTGCTTCACGAGCGCAAAAAAATTCCCAAATCGATGGAGGGCAAATTCTCCGAGGGGAAGCTGGCCCATATTCTTACCCGTGCCGTTGGTATTCGGTCCGATGTCGGTGTCGATTATGTGGAAACCCAATGCTTTGCAGACGACATTGTCGTGATTTGCAGCGACGGCCTGAGCGGCAAGATCACCCGGGAAGAGATCCGGGATCTGGTCTACCGGAACGATGCGGATGCCGCCTGCAAGAAACTGACAGAGCTGGCCAACCAAAGGGGTGGAGAGGATAATATCACCGTCATCGTAGTGCGGATAGAATCGACCAACGGCGACTCATCCAAAACCCTTCTGGGCAGGGTCTTTGGCATACCGGCATGGATCGCCTCACTTTTCCGATCAAAACAGCGCTCATAA
- a CDS encoding hydrogenase maturation protease, producing the protein MIELIHTKPCLVFGCGNPLFGDDGFGPEVIADLEKNHTLPDHAACLDAGTSIRDFLFDILLANEKPKQVIVVDAGDCAGKRPGEVFEMDIDEMDPKKTSDFSLHQFPTTNMLKELKTDTDMDVRILVGQIETIPDKVSPGLSPAMAAAVTKASRRVLKMIAKEAV; encoded by the coding sequence ATGATAGAACTGATTCACACCAAGCCGTGTCTTGTTTTTGGTTGCGGCAACCCCTTGTTCGGCGATGACGGCTTCGGACCCGAGGTCATTGCCGATCTGGAAAAAAATCACACCTTGCCGGACCATGCGGCATGCCTGGATGCGGGCACCTCCATCCGCGATTTTCTGTTCGACATCCTCCTGGCGAACGAAAAACCGAAGCAGGTGATTGTCGTCGATGCAGGTGACTGCGCCGGCAAACGGCCGGGGGAGGTGTTCGAAATGGACATCGACGAAATGGACCCCAAAAAGACCAGCGATTTTTCCCTGCACCAGTTTCCGACGACCAACATGCTCAAGGAGTTGAAAACGGATACGGATATGGACGTTCGCATTCTCGTCGGGCAGATCGAAACCATCCCCGACAAGGTTTCGCCGGGACTTTCGCCGGCCATGGCAGCGGCTGTGACAAAGGCGAGCCGCCGAGTCCTGAAGATGATCGCAAAGGAGGCCGTATGA
- a CDS encoding hydrogenase iron-sulfur subunit, which produces MSQAFEPVIIGFLCNWCAYAGGDLAGVSRLQYPPNMRPIRVMCSGMVPPDLVVESLSQGADGVIVMGUHLGECHYLDGNHKAKARAEVIKIVLADNGIDPRRFALEWVSSAEAPRFAEVVTTFTETIRSLGPNPVRAPMAAAG; this is translated from the coding sequence ATGTCTCAAGCGTTCGAACCGGTGATTATCGGTTTTCTGTGCAACTGGTGCGCCTACGCCGGCGGCGATCTGGCCGGCGTGTCCCGGCTGCAATACCCGCCCAACATGCGCCCCATCCGGGTGATGTGTTCCGGCATGGTGCCGCCCGATCTGGTGGTGGAAAGTCTCTCCCAGGGGGCCGACGGCGTCATCGTAATGGGCTGACACCTGGGTGAATGCCATTACCTGGACGGTAATCACAAAGCCAAGGCAAGAGCAGAAGTTATCAAAATCGTTCTGGCGGACAACGGCATCGATCCGCGCCGCTTCGCCCTGGAATGGGTTTCGTCGGCCGAAGCGCCCCGGTTTGCCGAAGTGGTCACGACCTTTACCGAAACGATTCGATCCTTGGGGCCCAACCCGGTGCGGGCCCCCATGGCAGCGGCCGGATAG
- a CDS encoding sigma 54-interacting transcriptional regulator — protein MNIGLESDLRRQIADLETKISEYEGLLYHHEPGWNSLKQSDASYQAIFENTGTGAFVKEADMTISKVNSEFERLTGYSKADIEGEMKWTDFFLEEDHDRLAGYHADRRTVTRDAPRNLECRIKDSSGAIKPVYLTLDLIPGTRKSIGTLMDITKLKQAEAQILESKAFLAAIVESFEGLIYVVSRDLKIQYLNEALLEKVGRNAVGKPCYEVLHHRAAVCPFCVQEQVFNGESVRFEIKNPENDRWYYSVNAPIHHIDRSISLLAMVTDIQARKTAEISLKKNESQLRRQNRLLRSTMTERSKFGGLVGKSQPMQEVYEQILNAAATDATVVIYGEPGTGKELVAHAIHDMSLRNREQFVPVHCGAIPENLIESEFFGYKKGAFSGAGADKQGYVDFAHKGTLFMDEIGEISPHMQVKLLRVIEGGGYTPVGGNRVKHSDIRIIAATNRDMLERMEKQMMRKDFFYRIHILPIYMPPLRNRKEDLPLLIDHFLMLYGGKKNLPPVTDRSMDRLLAHDWPGNVRELQNVMIRYCHSQKIELMETLKSPFEAPVAEDIPPAGDSVTLRSMMDAYEKKVIEAALQRNQWHRSHAARLLGIDRKTLFTKMKRHGLSR, from the coding sequence ATGAATATCGGCCTTGAATCGGATCTGCGCCGTCAAATAGCGGATTTGGAAACCAAAATCAGTGAGTATGAAGGGCTGCTCTACCATCATGAGCCCGGCTGGAATTCCTTGAAGCAAAGCGATGCCAGCTACCAGGCGATATTCGAGAACACCGGAACCGGTGCCTTTGTCAAAGAGGCGGATATGACCATTTCAAAGGTTAATTCCGAATTCGAACGCCTCACCGGATATTCCAAAGCGGATATCGAAGGAGAAATGAAATGGACCGATTTCTTCCTTGAGGAGGACCATGACCGGCTTGCCGGCTACCATGCCGACCGGCGTACGGTGACCCGCGATGCGCCCCGCAACCTGGAATGCCGTATCAAAGACAGCAGCGGCGCCATCAAGCCCGTCTATTTAACCCTGGACCTGATTCCGGGCACCCGCAAGAGTATCGGAACACTCATGGACATCACGAAGCTCAAGCAGGCCGAGGCCCAGATTCTGGAGAGCAAGGCCTTTCTTGCGGCCATTGTCGAGAGTTTCGAGGGGCTGATTTATGTGGTTTCCCGGGATTTGAAAATTCAATATCTCAATGAAGCGTTGCTGGAAAAAGTGGGCCGCAACGCCGTGGGCAAACCTTGCTATGAAGTTCTCCACCACCGTGCGGCAGTCTGCCCGTTTTGCGTGCAGGAACAGGTTTTCAACGGTGAATCCGTCCGCTTCGAGATCAAGAATCCCGAAAATGACCGCTGGTACTACAGCGTGAACGCCCCCATTCACCATATTGACCGATCCATCTCCCTGTTGGCCATGGTGACGGACATTCAGGCCCGAAAAACGGCCGAGATTTCCCTGAAAAAAAACGAAAGCCAGCTTCGCCGCCAGAACCGACTGCTGCGCTCCACCATGACCGAGCGCAGTAAGTTCGGCGGTCTCGTCGGCAAAAGCCAGCCCATGCAGGAAGTGTACGAGCAGATTCTCAACGCCGCTGCCACTGACGCTACAGTGGTCATCTACGGCGAACCGGGAACCGGCAAGGAACTGGTGGCTCACGCGATCCACGATATGAGCCTGCGCAATCGGGAGCAATTCGTGCCGGTCCACTGTGGCGCCATCCCCGAGAATCTGATCGAATCCGAATTTTTCGGATATAAAAAAGGGGCCTTTTCCGGTGCCGGCGCAGATAAACAGGGATACGTGGATTTCGCCCACAAGGGAACCCTGTTCATGGACGAAATCGGTGAAATCAGCCCCCACATGCAGGTCAAGCTGCTACGGGTGATCGAAGGGGGAGGATATACGCCGGTTGGCGGAAACCGGGTCAAACACTCCGACATCCGCATCATTGCAGCCACCAACCGGGACATGCTGGAACGCATGGAAAAGCAGATGATGCGCAAGGATTTTTTCTATCGCATCCACATCCTTCCCATCTATATGCCGCCGCTTCGCAATCGTAAGGAAGATCTGCCGCTGCTCATCGACCATTTTCTGATGCTTTATGGAGGGAAAAAGAATCTGCCGCCCGTTACCGATCGTTCAATGGACCGATTGCTGGCGCACGATTGGCCGGGAAACGTGAGGGAACTGCAAAATGTAATGATCCGATATTGCCACTCGCAGAAAATCGAGCTGATGGAGACCTTAAAATCGCCCTTTGAAGCGCCGGTGGCCGAAGATATCCCACCGGCAGGCGATTCGGTCACATTGCGGTCCATGATGGACGCCTACGAGAAAAAGGTAATCGAAGCGGCGCTACAGCGGAATCAATGGCACCGCAGCCACGCTGCCCGGCTGCTGGGCATTGACCGCAAAACCCTGTTCACCAAAATGAAGCGCCACGGATTATCCCGATAA